In Raphanus sativus cultivar WK10039 unplaced genomic scaffold, ASM80110v3 Scaffold3600, whole genome shotgun sequence, the sequence atatggtttgggtttagggttttggtttgggtttagggttcagaatttgggtttagggtttatagtttaatgtttgggtttagggtatatggtttgggtttagggtttaggtttgggtttagggtttaggatttgggtttagggtttagattatatggtttgggtttagggtttagattatatggtttgggtttagggtttaggtttgggtttaatatttaggatttcggtttagggtttagggtttatgttcGGAATAATCTATTCTACATCTATGTTATATATAGAATAGTATATAGTTCGAGCGTTTGATAATACACAGACAAACACTTTTCCATGTATTGTTATATTCTTAATTGTCACAATCTTTAGACTATACTATATGTTATGTAGTATTGTATCACAAATTCAGTTTTAGAGCGTCAACATCAAACGCACGCGCCTAAAAGGAGATTTTGGTCAAGATTGTGTTCTAATTGTCCTATCTACGGTTTGTAACTGTAGAATGACTATATTCTTGAGTTTTTTCTCCCTTTTGTACATTTCACAAATTCTCCCTTGattaaaactgaattttttttttttttgcagtcaTGTGTATAGGCTGAAAGGGCGTTTGCACGCATGTATCTCTCCTTCTGAGAACGGACTTATCAACGGAAAGGTTTTGGTTTCATCTCTCttgtttctcttgttcttataAGGCTTCCATTTTTCTTCTGCCTTGTTTTATTCGTTTTATTATCTGAAGGGTTGTCAACAttgttttgttggtttttttaaaaaagggtTTGATGGTTTGGTGCAGATACTAATTGGATTAACAGATGCTCAGCTAGAGAACTTAGATATGATTGAAGGAGATGACTACGTGAGGAAGACTGTTGAAGTTGTATTAACTGTGCGTGTTATTACTTCATATTATCGTCAGTTAATCTCATAAACATGAGATTGCTTAAATACTGAAGCTCTTATTTCACCAATTTAAATAGGACACTTCTGAGAAGATGAAAGTGGAAACCTATGTATGGGCTAACAAGGATGATCCTGATATGTATGGAGAATGGGATTTCGAGGTTTTAATTCATTCTCTCAACTTATCTCATACTAGATACATGATTAAGTCTTTTCTTTGCTTAATGGTTTTGGACCTTTGGCGCAAACACTTTATGTAAATACTTGATTTGGTACTAGGAATGGAAGAGGCTTCACATGGAGAAATTCATGGAAGCGGCCAAGAAATTTACGGAATGGAAGAAGAATCCGGATGGGCAATCAAGGGAGGAGTTTGAGAAATTTGTACATGAAGATCCTCATGTGGCCTGAAGAATCTATGtgcttttcttttgtttcccaTCGACATGTGTGTTGAAATCACTCTCGTTATCTATATCTTCTACTGCAAGTAAGAGTTTTATGAGTGgagaacaaaacaaacaaagaaaaaagtatATGTTGTATTGTTTGTGTAATTGAGTTAGTTAGTCGTATGCAGGtgtctttatctttttttttggatgaaataaaaggaaacaaaaataaaaatatgtactaGAACAGATTTGAacttatcattattattttagtaGTAATCCAGCGTGTATTTTACTTGCAGTCTGAATAAATTGGAAATAAAATCATCCAATCAAATACCTTTCGCaacttttgagatcatgactaTGATAGGTCAACACAACGTTCCAACTATTTTGGCAAACCATTAAAACAGTCTATACAATACGGCAAGATGTTTGACTTTATTAGATTAATctttaagtttttatatattaattttcaaactaTCTTTTGTTAGATTGGTAACCCACCcgtattaatttattaa encodes:
- the LOC130506729 gene encoding protein AIG2 B; protein product: MTSSDQSPSHNVFVYGSFQEPSVVSLILECSPVTVSAQLHGFHVYRLKGRLHACISPSENGLINGKILIGLTDAQLENLDMIEGDDYVRKTVEVVLTDTSEKMKVETYVWANKDDPDMYGEWDFEEWKRLHMEKFMEAAKKFTEWKKNPDGQSREEFEKFVHEDPHVA